In the Mycobacteriales bacterium genome, AGTTCGCCGTGGTGTCGCCGCCGCAGAACGAGTTGCCGCCCACCGTGATGTCGGTGAAGTCGGTCGGGTGCAGCGTCGCGTTCTCGTAGATGCTCGCGGCGGGGTACTTCGTGCCGCCCGAGCCGTCAGCGAGGGCGTACATCGCGGCCACGATCGGCGCGGCGAGCGAGGTGCCACCGACGGTCTGCCAGCCGTTGACCCCGCCCGAGCCGACCCACGAGTCGTAGATGTCGAACCCGGTCGCGGGGTCGGCGAGCTCCGACACGTCGGCGGCGAGCCGCTTGCCCGAGCAGCCCGCCGCGGAGTAGCCCGACTCGTTCTTCTGCCAGGCCGGCGCGTTGTAGAGCTGGCTGCAGCCGCCGCCCCCGGCGCCGCTCGGACCGTACTCGAGGCCGGTCTGGTCGTCGCTGCCGTCCTCGTTCCACACGCTCTGCGCGCCGACGCCAGTCGTCTCGTTGGTCACGTCGTAGCGGGTGCCGCCGACCGACACGACGTACGGAGAGGTTGACGGGAACTCGGCGACGCCCGGGGACGAGTCCTTATCGTCGTTGACGATATCCCAGCCGTACCAGCCGTCGTCGCCGGTCGAGGCGGTGATCGGGATGCCCGGGTGGTCGAACGCCTTCGCCATCGCGGCCGGCACGTTGCTGGAGCCGCGGTACTTCTCCGGGCCACCGAAGGAGTTGCTGATCTCCGTCGCGCCCATCTTCACCGCGGTGTCCTCGCTCGCCTCCAGCGCGGCGTCGGTCGGACCGGATGCCTCGACCAGCAGGATCCGGCAGTCGTGGCACACCGAGCGAACCGTGTCGACGTCGAGGGAGATCTCGTCGGAGGAGCTCCGGCCCAGGCTGGAGGACGGGAGCGGCGAGGCCTTGCCGTGCTCGTTGACCACGCGGAACGAAGAAGCGGTCTCCTTCTTGAACCCGTAGTGCTTGTCGAAGGTCGCAAGGTCGCTCTTGACGTGCGCGTCGTTGTACCAGTCCACGATGCCGACGGTCTGGTTCGTCCGGTCGGCGCTCGGGTTGAAGCCGTAGAAGAGCGCGAGGTCGGCCGGGGTGTAGCCGCCGCTCGGCCCGAAGGAGACTGCCGCGTTCTTGAGGTACGGGTAGGCGCCCGGGGTGCCCTTCTTCACGGTCACCCGCCGCATCGCGAAGCAGGTCACGGTGTGCGGCTTGGTCACCGGCGGGCACAGCGGCTTGTTGACCGCGTAGCCGATGTCCTGCGCGGGCGCCTTGATCGCCGGCTGCACCCGGCTCTGGCTGCCGCTCGACGCGAGTGCGGTGCCGCCCGCGACCATGGTGCCGATCAGCAGGGCTGCCGAGGCAGCCGCGACCAGCCGGGCTCGACGCGCGAGGGACCGATGAGCATGTGCTGACATAGAGCGAAGACCTCCACACCCCGCGCCGCTGATGGCGCCCGACAGGGCACCCTAACGCCCGGAAGACCGTTTAGCCGGGAACGTCCTAATCTACGGGCGCGCCCTCGACGGCACCTGAACCCGAACGGGTGATCCTTCTACGATGGCGGATGCCTTGCGGAGCCCTGGAATGACCGGCGGAGCGCCGGAATGACGGAGTACGCCGAGCTCCCGCGCGATGCCGAGGGCGTGCTGCCCAACCAGTGGCTCGACGCCGCGATCTCGCACGGCATGATCGACGCCGGCGGGTTCACGATTCCCAAGGACAACATCCAGCCGGCCAGCCTCGACCTGCGCCTCGGCGAGGTCGCCTACCGGGTCCGCTGCAGCTTCCTGCCCGGCCACGACACGGTCGAGCGCCGGGTGAAGGAGTTCGTCGTCGACGAGCTCAACCTGCACCGCGAAGGCGCCGTACTGGAGACCAACCGGCCGTATCTCATCCCCCTCAAGGAGCGGCTGAGCCTGCCGCCGGGCGTGCGCGGCAAGGCCAACCCGAAGAGCTCCACCGGCCGCGCCGACGTCTTCACCCGCGTGATCACCGACGGCAGCTCGCGGTTCGACGAGATCGCGGACGGCTACCACGGCGGGCTGTATCTCGAGGTGGTGCCGCTGTCGTTCCCGGTGCGGGTGCGTGAGGACCTCTCGCTCAACCAGCTCCGGCTCGCGGTCGGGCGAGCCCAGCTCAGCGACGACGAGGTGCGCGAGCATCACCGGCGCCAGCCGATCCTCTACCTCGACGGCGGGCCGCTTCCGGCCGAGGAGCTCGACCTGTCCGACGGGTTGTTCCTCGGGCTGGACCTGCGCGGCGGCGCCGACGGCCGGGTCGGATACCGGGCCCGCGAGAGCGCGCCGCTGCTCGACCTGACGAGGATCGGCGAAGCCGACCCGTACCAGTACTGGGAGTCGGTGCGGCACGAGGACGGCGACCGGATCATCCTCAGCCCGCGCAACTTCTATCTGCTGATGTCGCGCGAGGCGGTCTGCGTCCCGCCGTCGCTGGCTGCGGAGATGACGGCGTACGACCCGACCAGTGGCGAGCTGCGCACGCACTACGCCGGGTTCTTCGACCCGGGCTTCGGCTACGACCCGGCCGGCGGGTTCGCCGGTTCGACCGCGGCGCTCGAGGTGCGCGCCCACGACGTTCCGTTCATGGTCGAGCACCAGCAGGGGGTCTGCAAGCTGACCTTCGAGCGGATGCTCGAGCCGCCGACGTTGCTCTACGGGCAGGGCATCGGCTCGAACTACCAGCGCCAGACCGAGACGCTGGGCAAGCACTTCCGGCGCTGAGCGGCCTTGGCGGGTCGGCTATGGCCGGCCTGCGCCGGCCTACGCCGGCCTACGCCGGCCTACGCCGGCCTATGCCGGCGCGAGGTGCTGTCCGTGCAGGGCGAGGTCGTGCTCGATCGCGGCTGCGGTGTGCTGCAACGGCGGAAGGACCTGCTTGCGATGCGCCTCCGCGCTCGCCCGGCTCGCGTGCAGCGACACGTTGATCGCGGCCAGGACGCGCCCGTGGCCGTCCCTGATCGGTACGGCGATCGAGCGCAGGCCTTCTTCGAGCTCCTGGTTGACCAGCGCGTAGCCCTGCCGGCGTACCCGGACCAGCTCGGCCCGTAGCTTGTCCGGATCGGTGATCGTGAAGCGGGTGATCGGCTCCAGCGCCACCGTCGCGAGGTAGCCGTCGAGCCACTCGTCGGTCTGGGCCGCCAGCAGGACCCGGCCCATCGACGTGCCGTGCGCGGGGAAGCGAGTGCCGATGCTGATCGAGACGGACATGATCCGTTTGGTCGGCACCCGCGCGACGTAGGTGATCGCATCCCCGTCGAGTACGGCGATCGACGACGACTCATGGATCCGGTCGACCAGCTCGCGCATGTGGGGCAGGGCGATGTCGGGCAGCTCGAGCCCGGAGAGATAGGAGTGGCCGAGCTCGAGCACCTTCGGGCTGAGCATGAACAGCCGGCCGTCGCTGCGCATGTAGCCGAGCTCGACCAGGGTGAGCAGGAAGCGCCGCGCCGCGGCGCGGGTCAGCCCGGTGCTCTTCGCGACCTCGCTCAGGGTCAGTGCCGGGGTGTCCTCGGTGAAGCAGCGGATCACGGCAAGGCCGCGTTCCAGGGACTGGACGAAGTCCGTGCCACGTCCGGCCCGGGTCGCTCCCCGGGCCGGGGCCGCTGGTTGCGCGGAGCTGGACACGGTGGACTCCTCGCGAGGGTTGTGCGGTAGTCGCACAAACCTAACCCGGACCGCTTGCCGGGTGCAGCCGCCCGGAGGCGGCCGCGGTCAGCTGAGTACGCCGTTGCGGCGGGCGATCGCGACCGCTTCGGTGCGGCTGCCGGCGTCCAGCTTCGCCATCAGGTTCGAGACGTGAACGCTGACGGTCTTCGCGCTGATGAACAGCTGTTGGCCGATCTCCCGGTTGCTCCGCCCGGACGCGACGAGCTCGAGCACTTCCTGCTCGCGAGTGGTGAGCGGCTCGCCGAGCCGGGAGGTGCTGCCGCGAACAGGGGCCGGGCCCTCGCTCTCGAAACCGCTCAGCTCCTCCAGCAACGGGCGGGCGCCGAGCCGGGTCGCGGTCTCGCGCGCAAGCCGGGCCTGCTTGCCCGCCTCGCCGGTCTCGCCGGCAGCCAGCAGGACCGATGCGAGCCGGGCCCGGGAGCGGGCCGTCTCGTAGACGTGCCCGAACTGCTCGAACCCGTCGGCGGCGGCCCGCCAATCGGCGATCAGGGTGGCTTCATCCGGCGGGTCGATGCCGGCCAGCCAGTGCAGCCGACCCTTTTCGGCCCGGCTCCGCGCGACCCACGCGCGGCCCTCCGGTCCGAGGTAGCGCACGCGGTCGGCCACCCGCTCGGCCTTGGCGGCCAGCTCGTCGCCGCGGCGGACCAGCTCGGCGCGTTCTGCCGATCCGGCGGTCGTGGCGGCGCGGGCCAGCTGGCCGATCATCAATGCGGCCAGCCGCACCCGGCCGGCGAAGTCCATGTGCTGCCAGAGCTGGTGGACGGTCGCAATCGTGTCGTCGTGGATGGCCTGCGCGGCGGCGAGGTCTCCGGCGTACCCGTAGAGCTCGATCGCCGCGGGACCACTGGTGATCGCCACCATGCCGTCGATGTCCCACGACCGGCGGATGTCCGGCAGCAGGTCGAGCCCGCGAAGATCGCCGCGGCCGGCGGCGATCTCCATCGCCACCGACTGGAACAGCGCGCTGGCGAACTCCGGCGCCGTGAGCCCGGTCAGGTCGACCATCTCTTCGGCCTTGTCCCAGTCGCCGTTGACGACCGTCGCGATCGCCCCGAAGCCGACCGCGTCCAGACCGTACGGACCCCATTGCCGACCGAGCGCGCACGCGCGCTTGGCTGCTTCGGCGAACAGCTCCATCGCCTGCGGCACGCGACCTTGTGCGTAGTGCAGGCTCGCCAGGTGGTAGATGCCGCGCACCTCGGCGAAGGACTCGCCGCCGGCCCTCGCGGTGTCGATCGCAGCGGAGATGGACGCCTCGGCGGCCTGCGGGTCGCCGCCTCGGGCATCGATTTTCGCGAGCAGGATCTTGGCGTCGGTCGCGACCGCGGCGAGGTCGAGGTCGCGCGCGATGGCGAGCGCCTCGCACGCCCACCGGGCCGCGTCGTCGTCGTGCGCGCGGTCGGCGTTGGCCCGGGCGTGGACGAGCAGCACGTTTGCGCGCAGTGCGCTGGGTGGCTGGTCGGCCATGAGCTGGGTCGCCTCGCTGGTCAGCGCGAGGATGTCCATCTGGTGGTCCATGACCTGCGCGGTCAGAGCAATCGCGTGGATCAGCCGGGCCCGGTCGAGCGGCGGCGCGTCGGCAGGCAGTGACCGTAGCTGGTTGTCGGCGAGCGCAACCGAGCGGACGAGATGGCCGGCAGCGGCGGCCGCCGCGCTGGCCCGGAGCACGACCGCGGTGCGGTCGATCGGCCGGCCGTCCGATCCGCTGACCTCTGCGCCCCTGCGGTCGCTGAGCAGCTCGAGCGCAAGCTCGTAGTGATGCAGTGCCTCTTCGGGGCCGCCGACCACCATCGCCTCGTCGCCGGCCTGCACGCTGGCCCGGGTTGCCGTGTCGAGGTCGTGGGACGCGCGGGCGTGCCGGGCCAGCTCCGCGGCGGCTCCGTCGACCTCGCCGTTGGCGAGTGCAGCGGCGTACCTCGCGTGCAGGCGGACCCGCTCACCGGGGAGCAGGTCCTGGTAGATCGCCTCGGCGAGCAGGGCGTGGCGGAACGCGTAACCATCGCCACCGAGCGGGACGAGGATGTTGGCCTCGACCGCGGCGCGAAGGGCGTCTTCGAGCCGGGCCTCGTCGAGATCGGTGCCGTGGGCGAGCAGGACGTGGGACACCCGGCGGCCGACGACGGCAGCTGCGCGCACGACCAGCCGCCCGTCGTCGTCGAGCTGTTCGAGGCGAACCAGCAACAGGTCGGCGAGGTCGACCGGCAGCTGCCCGCCGGTGGCGAGCCGGGCGTCGACCAGCTCCTCGATGAAGAATGGGTTGCCCTCGGCGCGATCCAGGATCTGGCGCAGCTCGTCCTCCTCGATCGCCGTGTCGGCGAGCGAGCGGATCAGCGCGCGGGCGTCCGCGTCGGCGAGCGGGCCGAGCTGCATGCGAGAGACCGCGGGCAGTCGGGACCACTCGGCCAAGTCCGCCCGCAGCGGGTGCCGGCGGTGCAGGTCGTCGCTGCGGTAGGTCGCGAGGATCGCGACCGGTGAGTCGAACTGGCGCGCAAGCAGGAGGCGGATCAGGTCACGGGTCGACTGGTCCGCCCAGTGCACGTCCTCGATGATCACCAGGAGCGGGCCATCGGCACCGAGCTGGTTGAGCCCGGCATGTACGGCGTCGAACAACGCCGCCCGCCCGGTGGGCTCGCTGGCGTCGGCCGAGCCGGCCTCGGACTGCTCGCGGATCAGCCGGTGCCGGGGCAGAAGCGGTCCGAGCGCAGGGTTGCGCTCGACCAGCTCGGCCGCGCGCTCCGGGGAGTCGGCGGCCAGCCGGCCGAGCGCCTCGCTGAACGGGAGGTAGGGCAGCGAGCTGTCGCCGAAGTCGAGGCAGTGGCCGATGAGGACCCGCCAGCCGTCCGCGCCCACCTGTCCGGTGAGCTCGGCGACCAGACGGGTCTTGCCCGCTCCGGCGTCCCCGCCGAGCAGGACGGCGCCGGCCGCGACCTTGCCGGCGCCGACCAGCTCGGCGAGTCCGCGGAGCTCCTCGCGGCGCCCCACCAGCGGGGTGGGAGAGACCTCGATCGGCATCCACCCATCATGCTGCGCGGGGCTGACCGTTCCTAGCGGCTTTGTCTGCCGCTCGCTTCGCCGTTGCGGTGCCGGCGCCGCCTTCTCGACAGTCGCGAGCGCCGCTTCGCCGCCCACTCAGCGCGCCGCGGCCGGCCGGCGAGTGGTCGGGCGCGGCCCGCCGCTCGGGCCGTGGTGGCGCCGCGGGCTGATCAGCCCGGCCGGCCACCGCAGGCTCATCCGGCGCGGTAGGTGTGCGAACTGCTCGGCGATGCGCTGCTGGCGGTACTCGACCTCCGCCAATGCGAACTGCTCGATGGTCTGGGTAAGCATCGTGATCGCTCTCCTCGATCTGCGCTTCGTTGACGTGGTCAACACTGCGCGTCTGAGGTAGCCGGTCACATCGGAAGGAATCCCTATTTCCGGCACGGCGTCGCGGCGTACCGCCTTAGGCGCCGCACCCGCCTTAGTCCCAGCCCGGCCTGCTCTCCGTGATCTTGACGTTGGAGGCGCACAAACGCGATCCGTGCGCCGCCTCCTACGTCAAGATCACCGAGGGGTCGGCGGCGGGGTTGGCGGCGGCGGGGTCGGCGACGACCTGGTCCGGGGCGGGCTCGTCCGGGGCGGGCTCGCGGGCGAAGCGCGGCAGCAGAGGCGAGAGCAGGAGCAGCCCCAGGCTCATGCCGACCTCGACCAGCAGCACCCGACGCAGCCCGAGGTGGAAGTTGCCGCCCACGATCGCGTCGAAGAAGACGGTGCCGAGCACTGCGACGCCGATCGAGCTGGCCAGCTGCTGGCCGGCGTTCAGTACGCCGGAGGCCGAGCCGGTCTCCAGCTCGGTGACCGAGGCCAGGATGATGTCGAACATCGGCGCGACGACGAGCCCGAGGCCGACGCCGGTGACGAACATGCCGGGCATCAGGTCGACGAAGCCGATCTCGGAGTGTCCGTGCACCGCGGTCGCGAGCAGGAACCAGCCGATCGCGCTGACCGCGACGCCGGCCTGCAGGGTGAGCCGCCCGAACTTCGGGCCGAGCAGGCTGCCGGACAGCCCCGAGCCGACGATCAGGCCGACCGAGAGCGGCACCAGGCACAGCGCGGCGTGGATCGGCGTGAAGCCCTGGCCGATCTGCAGGAACAACGTGGAGCAGAGCAGCGCGCCACCCATCCCGGAGAAGAACAGCATGGCGAAGACCAGTCCGCCGGAGTAGCCGCGGTGGCCGAAGATGCTGGGGATCACCAGCGGTGCCCGCCCGAGCCGGTCGCGCCGGCGCTGCTGCCAGGCGAAGCCGACGAGGAACGCGATGCCCAACGCCATCGAGGTGTAGGTCCACCACGGCCAGCCGTACTCGCGACCCTGGATCAGCGGGTAGACGAGGAGTACGGCGAACAGGCTGACCAGCACCGTGCCGGTGAGATCGAGTCGCGTCGTACGGTCCGGCAGCGAAGCGGGCAGCAGCCGCGAGGCGCCGATGACGGCCGCGATCCCGAGCGGGACGTTGACCAGGAAGACCAGCCGCCAGCCGCTGCCGAACAGGTTCCAGTCGATCAGCGACCCACCGATGATCGGCCCGAGTACGGCGGAAAAGCCGATCACCGGGCCGAAGATCGCGAACGCGCTCTGTTGCTCCTCCGCCGGGAAGACCTCGCGCAGGATGCCGAGTCCCTGCGGCAGCATCAGTGCCGCGAAGCCGCCCTGGATCAGCCGGGCCGCGATCAGCACCGAGGTGTCCGGGGTGAAGCCGCACAGCGTGGACGCGAGGGTGAAGCCGGCTGCCCCGATCAGGAACATCCGCTTGCGCCCGACCAGGTCGCCGAGCCGCCCGCCGGTGATCAGCCCGACCGCGATCGCGAGCGGATAGCCGCCGACGATCCACTGCAGCGACGTCGACGACGCGTGGAACTGCCGCGCGATCTGGGGTGCGGCGACGTTGACCACGGTCGAGTCGATCAGGTCCATGCACTCGGCGGCGAGGACGACCGCGAGGATCAGCCAGCGGTTGCGGTAGAGCACGGACTCCGTGCGCGGGGCGTCGGCGGCTGCGGCGGCTGCGGCGGCCGAGCGAACACTGTTCGTCATGACGAACAGTGTTCCAAACGAACGCTGTTCGTGTCAAGTGCTTTACTTGAGGAGTGAGCGACCCCGCGCCCGCCGATGCCACGTCCCCGGCGACCATGCCGGCCGCGCCCCGCCGCGGCCGCCGGGTCCCCGAGCGCGCGCAACGCCCGCCGCGGTCGCTGAGCCGTACGGCGATCATCGATGCCGCGCTCGCGGTGCTCGACGCCGAAGGGCTCTCGGCGGTCACGATGAGGCGGGTCGCCGAGCAGCTCGGCACCGGTCCTGCCTCGCTCTACGCCCACTTCGCAGATAAAGAGGAGATGGTCGACGCGGTCTTCGACCGCGTCGCCCACGAGGTGACGATCCCCGACCGGGTCGACCCCGAGCACTGGCAGGACCAGCTCAAGGAGCTCATGCATGACGTGTGGGTCACCTTGCGGCGGCATCGCGACATCGCCCGCGCGGGGCTCGGCAAGGTGCCGACCGGCGAGGGGGCACTGCGCGCCGTGGAGGCGATGCTCGGGCTCATGCGTGCCGGCGGGGTGAGCGAAGGCGTAGCCGGGTTCTCGGTCGACGTTCTTGCGCTCTACGTGACGGCGTCGGCGTTCGAGGACAGCCTCGGGACGTTTCCCACCGACGAGGCGGAAGCCGTCGAGTTCCATCGCGAGATGGGGGCGTACTTCGCGTCGCTGCCCACCGAGCGGTTCCCCAACCTGGTCGCCATGGCCGCCGCGGTGACCGAGCCGGGCGGCGACGACCGATTCGAGTTCGGCCTCGACCTGTTGATCCGCGGCATCGCGTCGACGGTCGATCACGACCCACCCGCCACCGCCCCGCCTCGCTGATCTTGACGTTGGAGGCGCACAAATCGCGTTTGTGCGCCTCCAACGTCAAGATCACGGAAGGTTGCGCCCCTACCATCGGGGCCGTGGATGCGTCGCGGGATGCGGCTTCGGTTGACGCCGGTTCGCGGCCGGGGTTGCCGCACTCGGTGCTGCTCGACCGGATCCGCGCGGCCGTGATCGGCGACGACACGATGCTCGACGGACCTTACGGTCCACGTCGCGTGACCTACGCCGACTACACCGCGAGCGGACGCGCGCTCGCCTTCATCGAGGACTTCATCCGCGACGCGGTGCTGCCGACGTACGCGAACACCCACACCGAGTCCAGTGGCACGGGGCTGCAGACCACGCGGTTGCGCGAGGAGGCGCGCGGGATCATTCGCGATGCACTCGGCGGCGACGACGACACCCTGGTCATCTTCACCGGCTCGGGCGCGACGGCCGCGGTCGACAAGATGGTGCGGATTCTCGGCTTGCGGATCCCGTCTCCGCTCGAGGATCGCTACGCGCTCTCGGCCGCGATCCCGCGGGAGCAGCGCCCGGTCGTGTTCGTCGGCCCGTTCGAGCATCACTCCAACGAGCTGCCCTGGCGTGAGTCGATCGCCGAGGTCGTCGAGATCCCCGCCGACGCGGATGGCCACATCGACCTTGCCGTGCTCGAGCGACACCTGGTGGCCTACGCCGAGCGACCGCTGCGGATCGGCTCGTTCTCCGCGGCGTCCAACGTGACCGGCATCGTCAGTGACACCACCGGCATCTCCCGGTTGCTGCATCAGCACGGCGCGCTGTCTTTCTGGGACTTCGCGGCCGCAGCGCCGTACGTCGAGATCGTGATGGCGCCGGCCGATGACCCCGGCGCTCGGCTCGATGCCGTGTTCCTGTCGCCGCACAAGCTGATCGGTGGACCGGGCACGCCGGGCGTCCTCGCCGTACGCCGCGAGCTGCTCACCAACCGGGTGCCGACGGTGCCCGGCGGCGGGACGGTCGCCTACGTCAACCCGCTCGAGCACGTGTACCTCGACGACCCGGTCGCGCGCGAGGAAGGTGGTACGCCGGACATCATCGGGTCGATCAGGGCCGGGCTGGTGTTCGCACTCAAGCAGGCGGTCGGTGCCCCGCTGATCAAAGCGACGGAGGCAGCGCTGCTCGAGCGCGCGGTTGCCGCCTGGTCGGACGAACCGTCGATCGAAATCCTCGGCAACCTCGACGCGGAGCGCCTGTCGATCGTGTCCTTCGTCGTACGCCGGCCGGACGGCCGCTACCTGCACCACAACTTCGTGGTCGCGCTGCTCAACGATCTGTTCGGGATCCAGGCGCGAGGTGGCTGCTCGTGCGCCGGTCCGTACGGCCACCGGTTGCTCGGCATCGACATCGACCACTCGCACGCGTTCCAACACGAGATCGCGCTCGGCTGCGAGGGGATCAAGCCGGGATGGGTTCGCGTCAACTTCACGTACTTCCTCGATGAGACCGTCGCCGACTACATCATCGACGCGGTCCGCTTCGTCGCCCGCGAGGGTGATCGCTTCCTCACCGACTACCGCTTCGACCCGCCGACCGGGCTGTGGCACCACCGCAACGCTGCCCTCGACCCGCCGTTGCGGCTGGCCGACGTCTGCTTCGACGGCCCCGATCACGCAATGCGCTTCCCGGCGGCTCCGGCACGCGCCGACGTGTCGGTGTTGCGCGAGCACCTGCACGACGCCGATCGCCTTGCCGCCGAGCGCGATCGTCCCGACGACGAAGTGGACTCGGGGCTGCGGCCCGATGTTGAGGCCCTGCGCTGGTTCCCGCTCCCGCACGGCTGCCTGGCCGGCGAGTCGGCACCGGACTAGCGGCAGCCACCCACGTCCCGGTTGCCGAGCGGCTAGCCGAAGGTGAAGTCGTAGGCCTTCACGCCGGGCGACACGTTCAGCTGCAGCAGGCCGTGCTGGACATTGGCCGAGGACAGGATCGTGTAGAGCGTCGGCACGCCTTCGACGTGCTGGGTCGGCAGCGCGGTGCCGTTGAGCGTCGCGGTCACCGTGCCGGTGCCCGCGAGCACCAGATACACGTCCGAGGCGTCGATGTCGATGCGGATCGAGGCGTTTGCACCCGCCGCGATGTCCTGGCTTCCGACCGTCCACTGCCCGCCATAGCTGAGGTGATTTGCGGACACCGACGACGCGAACGTGTACGTCGTCTGCTGGTTCTTGACGATCGGGGTTCCGACGTACCGCGCGAGCCGCTCGTAGCCGAGGTAGCTCTCCGGTGTCGACGCTTCCTGAGGAGTGCGGTCCGGTACGTCGGTCGGCGGCGGCAGCTTCGCGCCGTCGGCGGCAAGCAGCGCGCGAATGGCGCCTTCGGTCGTGCCGTAGTCGCCTTCACCGATCGAGCCGTAACGCACGTTGCCCTTCGCGTCGATGAGGTACTCGGCCGGCCACGAGTTGTTGCCCCACGCGTTCCAGGTGCCGTAGTTGTTGTCCATCGCCACCGGATAGGTGATGCCGAGCCGGCGCACAGCCGAGATCACGTTGCCGGCGACATGCTCGAAGTCGAACTCCGGCGTGTGCACGCCGACGACGTCGAGCCCGACCTTGTGATACCGCGCGTACCACGCCTTGACGTGCGGCAGGCTGCGCAGGCAGTTGATGCACGAGTAGGTCCAGAAGTCGACGAGCACCACGTGCCCGCGCAGCTGCGAGAGGTTCAACGCTGAGCCGTCCGGCGTGTTGATCCAGCGCGTCACGTCGGCGAAGTTCGGTGCCTTGCCGTAGTTCGGGAGCGACTTCGCGGACAGCGTCGGCACCTGGTCGGCCATCGGCACGATGCTCGGCCCAGACGGCGAAATCGTGTTGTTCAGAGAGGAGTGGATCCGCTTCGCGTTGCTCGACTCGTGCGGGTTGCTGATGTGCGCGATCTTGTCCGTGATCGACGTGCTGTCGGTCAGGTGGTGCTCGATGCTCGCCGAGTACGACGGAACCGCGGTCTGCAGTGCGGTCGCCGCGCCGAACATGATGGCGACCGCACTCGCGGCGAGGCCGAGACCACCCACGCGGCGTACCCCGACCGCATGTCGGCGGAGCCAGTCCGTCGTCGTGGTCAGGCGTCCGGTCAGCAGGACGAGCACCAGGATGGGCAGGGCGATCCCGAGTGAGTAGGCGACTGTGAGGCCGATCGCGTCGGCGCTCAGCGCGTTGTGCGGGCTTCCCACTGCTGCGATCGTCGCGAGGATCGGGCCGCCGCACGGCAGGTACAGCAGGCCGAGCGTCGCGCCGAGCACCAAGCCGCCGGCCGCGCTGTTCGGGTTGCGGCCGAGCCCGATCCTTGCGAACGGCCGCTCGAGCAGAGCCCCGAACCGCGGGACGATGAAGCCCGCGGCCAGGACGAACAAAACACCGATCGCGATGTCGTAGCGCAGCCCGAGTGGCAGGCCGAGGGCCTGAAGGAGCCTGATGCTGAACAGCGCGGATGCACCGAAAGCCAGCGCGAGACCGCTTGCGATCGCCAGCGCCCGCCGCCGCCCGCCGACCGAGACACCGGACGCGATCACCGCCGGCAGCACCGGCAGGATGCACGGCGAGACGATCGTCAGAAGTCCGGCGAGAAACCCGACGATCAGCAGCAGCGCAGTTGTCACCGTCCGCCTCTCACGCCGAGGTCGCCGCACACCCCCGACAACGTGTCCTCTTTATCTTCTACCAACGCAACCATGCCGAACGCAGTTCAGCGCGAC is a window encoding:
- a CDS encoding PKD domain-containing protein, with product MSAHAHRSLARRARLVAAASAALLIGTMVAGGTALASSGSQSRVQPAIKAPAQDIGYAVNKPLCPPVTKPHTVTCFAMRRVTVKKGTPGAYPYLKNAAVSFGPSGGYTPADLALFYGFNPSADRTNQTVGIVDWYNDAHVKSDLATFDKHYGFKKETASSFRVVNEHGKASPLPSSSLGRSSSDEISLDVDTVRSVCHDCRILLVEASGPTDAALEASEDTAVKMGATEISNSFGGPEKYRGSSNVPAAMAKAFDHPGIPITASTGDDGWYGWDIVNDDKDSSPGVAEFPSTSPYVVSVGGTRYDVTNETTGVGAQSVWNEDGSDDQTGLEYGPSGAGGGGCSQLYNAPAWQKNESGYSAAGCSGKRLAADVSELADPATGFDIYDSWVGSGGVNGWQTVGGTSLAAPIVAAMYALADGSGGTKYPAASIYENATLHPTDFTDITVGGNSFCGGDTTANCADYVYSGTGGETHNPNGLNIGLVDCSFPRDGSDATSPPVDSECNAEPGYDGPSGVGTPANGVGLFASTSPKVTVKAPAVLKLHHAATFTATATPRVSGKTITSITFDFGDGHSKTGTATSATHTYAEAGSYTVTVTATDSADQTSIAHVHVGVGLKATVKVFGKAKVKAHQKAKYDAKVTDHNTGGTIKKIHWSWGDHHSSNGTKVSHKWSKPGKYTLTVTVTDSTGVKTVKKYKITVKS
- a CDS encoding 2'-deoxycytidine 5'-triphosphate deaminase, whose translation is MTEYAELPRDAEGVLPNQWLDAAISHGMIDAGGFTIPKDNIQPASLDLRLGEVAYRVRCSFLPGHDTVERRVKEFVVDELNLHREGAVLETNRPYLIPLKERLSLPPGVRGKANPKSSTGRADVFTRVITDGSSRFDEIADGYHGGLYLEVVPLSFPVRVREDLSLNQLRLAVGRAQLSDDEVREHHRRQPILYLDGGPLPAEELDLSDGLFLGLDLRGGADGRVGYRARESAPLLDLTRIGEADPYQYWESVRHEDGDRIILSPRNFYLLMSREAVCVPPSLAAEMTAYDPTSGELRTHYAGFFDPGFGYDPAGGFAGSTAALEVRAHDVPFMVEHQQGVCKLTFERMLEPPTLLYGQGIGSNYQRQTETLGKHFRR
- a CDS encoding IclR family transcriptional regulator C-terminal domain-containing protein, producing MSSSAQPAAPARGATRAGRGTDFVQSLERGLAVIRCFTEDTPALTLSEVAKSTGLTRAAARRFLLTLVELGYMRSDGRLFMLSPKVLELGHSYLSGLELPDIALPHMRELVDRIHESSSIAVLDGDAITYVARVPTKRIMSVSISIGTRFPAHGTSMGRVLLAAQTDEWLDGYLATVALEPITRFTITDPDKLRAELVRVRRQGYALVNQELEEGLRSIAVPIRDGHGRVLAAINVSLHASRASAEAHRKQVLPPLQHTAAAIEHDLALHGQHLAPA
- a CDS encoding AAA family ATPase, translating into MPIEVSPTPLVGRREELRGLAELVGAGKVAAGAVLLGGDAGAGKTRLVAELTGQVGADGWRVLIGHCLDFGDSSLPYLPFSEALGRLAADSPERAAELVERNPALGPLLPRHRLIREQSEAGSADASEPTGRAALFDAVHAGLNQLGADGPLLVIIEDVHWADQSTRDLIRLLLARQFDSPVAILATYRSDDLHRRHPLRADLAEWSRLPAVSRMQLGPLADADARALIRSLADTAIEEDELRQILDRAEGNPFFIEELVDARLATGGQLPVDLADLLLVRLEQLDDDGRLVVRAAAVVGRRVSHVLLAHGTDLDEARLEDALRAAVEANILVPLGGDGYAFRHALLAEAIYQDLLPGERVRLHARYAAALANGEVDGAAAELARHARASHDLDTATRASVQAGDEAMVVGGPEEALHHYELALELLSDRRGAEVSGSDGRPIDRTAVVLRASAAAAAAGHLVRSVALADNQLRSLPADAPPLDRARLIHAIALTAQVMDHQMDILALTSEATQLMADQPPSALRANVLLVHARANADRAHDDDAARWACEALAIARDLDLAAVATDAKILLAKIDARGGDPQAAEASISAAIDTARAGGESFAEVRGIYHLASLHYAQGRVPQAMELFAEAAKRACALGRQWGPYGLDAVGFGAIATVVNGDWDKAEEMVDLTGLTAPEFASALFQSVAMEIAAGRGDLRGLDLLPDIRRSWDIDGMVAITSGPAAIELYGYAGDLAAAQAIHDDTIATVHQLWQHMDFAGRVRLAALMIGQLARAATTAGSAERAELVRRGDELAAKAERVADRVRYLGPEGRAWVARSRAEKGRLHWLAGIDPPDEATLIADWRAAADGFEQFGHVYETARSRARLASVLLAAGETGEAGKQARLARETATRLGARPLLEELSGFESEGPAPVRGSTSRLGEPLTTREQEVLELVASGRSNREIGQQLFISAKTVSVHVSNLMAKLDAGSRTEAVAIARRNGVLS